One segment of Paenibacillus sp. FSL R7-0337 DNA contains the following:
- a CDS encoding WYL domain-containing protein, whose product MTDRLIRLMRIITLVQAKPGILARELAERCGNSERTIYRDMDALSAMHIPITHMGHGKGYAFIGNFALYPLDWSEEEEEAFSQLRSIMAEIKPLLPPGFEDAYEKVMAADYKQKAEREETMERTKKEAGPNWTENSRSQGDQPLFLTDILDAVMKQRSIQADYSENAYEEKGIRIDPYCLVPLENRFHLIGFCHRFGIIRTFHINGFSSVNQLDRWFSKDQFDLQSFMEQKWSLEQDSLQVEFRVKFSQRMMERLKQEEMFVKPSRVDRQNRSLHFKVAVEQDIGFVHWIMKYKEEAEIMEPLYYRDVLKHQLEKWLSLYK is encoded by the coding sequence ATGACAGACCGATTGATCCGGCTGATGCGCATCATTACGCTAGTTCAAGCCAAACCGGGAATTCTGGCCCGTGAGCTGGCGGAACGATGCGGCAACAGCGAGAGAACGATTTATCGGGATATGGATGCGCTCAGTGCCATGCATATCCCCATTACTCATATGGGACACGGCAAGGGGTATGCTTTTATCGGAAATTTCGCGCTGTACCCCTTGGATTGGTCAGAAGAGGAAGAAGAGGCTTTTTCACAGTTGCGCAGTATTATGGCGGAGATCAAACCTTTGCTGCCCCCGGGCTTTGAAGATGCATACGAGAAAGTGATGGCGGCAGATTATAAGCAAAAGGCAGAAAGGGAAGAAACAATGGAGCGTACGAAAAAGGAAGCCGGACCAAACTGGACGGAAAATAGCAGATCTCAGGGAGACCAGCCCCTCTTTCTGACCGACATTCTGGATGCCGTGATGAAGCAGAGAAGCATACAGGCCGACTATAGTGAGAATGCCTACGAAGAAAAAGGTATCCGGATTGATCCCTATTGCCTGGTCCCGCTAGAGAATCGTTTTCACCTGATTGGTTTCTGTCACCGTTTCGGAATTATCCGTACCTTTCATATTAACGGCTTCTCCAGTGTGAATCAGTTGGACAGGTGGTTCTCCAAAGATCAGTTCGATCTGCAGTCCTTCATGGAGCAGAAGTGGTCCCTGGAGCAGGACAGCCTGCAGGTTGAATTCAGAGTCAAATTCTCGCAGCGGATGATGGAACGGCTGAAGCAGGAGGAAATGTTTGTGAAGCCGAGCAGAGTGGACCGCCAGAACCGCAGCCTGCACTTCAAGGTCGCTGTGGAGCAGGACATCGGCTTCGTCCATTGGATTATGAAATACAAGGAAGAGGCTGAGATTATGGAGCCGCTGTACTACCGGGATGTGCTGAAGCATCAACTGGAGAAGTGGCTGTCGCTGTACAAATAA